A genomic window from Gemmatimonadaceae bacterium includes:
- a CDS encoding ABC transporter permease, giving the protein MTRRPFWRASIEDEVESELAFHLEMTTRALVEHGMSEQNARAEAARRFGNAAAVDAECRRYAQERDRNQRKAEYRHELTQDVAFALRQLVKAPAFAAIAVLTLALGIGATAAVFSVLNAVVLRPLPFDHADRVVVVYASTDGDTHSPSVPDFFAMRNVHEFEHVAAGILEVGIAMKTGDAPEMIQGGRVAHDYFAVYGVQPQIGRAFTAHDDELGAPNVAVISHRLWMSHFNGERSLVGRTVSLDGRQSTIIGVMPSSFDFTNGSEDIWVPLAFTPEQRVQYNEHYLPIVARLRAGVTLERAMASATAAERTMAERIPERTRPVNQYAIQMHRYVDDLVGDYRDLLMILLGAVSFVLLIACTNVANLLLARGSTRAKELAIRAALGAGRGRLVRQLLTESLVLAVTGSVLGLAIAFALVKLVVTVAPSDVPRIEQAGIDWRVFGFTLGVGVVSAIVFGLLPAFRSAGPQLQGALREGGRSSRGGRDRLRAVLVTAEVALAITLLVGSGLLLRSAWLIEHVDPGFDPRGVLTARLMLPESRYPDGPSIVRLFESVRDEAAHISGVRSSSLVLLPPLSGSALNSSIEAEGERQDKPPSANMRLASDGYLATMGIPLLAGRDIAKTDRASSPPVMVINQAMARKLWPALDPRETIGKRVDALSQSRAAPHYMTVIGIAGDLHDAGLDKPVRPEFYSPVEQTPEYLWPLLQRSLIVVLKTRNRDADPRTLVRPLREVIAHIDPSLPIADARSMESYRRESLATARMNTILLSTLGGIALVLAMVGIYGVVSYFVSQRTHEIGVRMALGATPGRVWQFVIRRGLAPIVSGLVIGFGLSLLATSVLRQQLYHVTTHDPVTLGGVGATLLAVALLAMYLPARRAMRVAPIVALNDS; this is encoded by the coding sequence ATGACGCGCCGTCCGTTCTGGCGCGCATCGATCGAGGACGAAGTGGAGAGCGAGCTCGCCTTCCACCTCGAGATGACCACGCGAGCGCTCGTGGAGCATGGAATGTCCGAACAGAATGCTCGCGCCGAAGCCGCGCGCCGCTTCGGCAACGCCGCCGCGGTCGACGCCGAATGCCGCCGCTATGCGCAGGAGCGCGACCGCAATCAACGAAAGGCCGAATATCGGCATGAGCTGACGCAGGACGTCGCGTTCGCGCTGCGGCAGCTCGTCAAGGCCCCCGCGTTTGCCGCCATCGCTGTCCTCACGCTCGCGCTTGGCATCGGCGCCACGGCCGCGGTGTTCAGCGTCTTGAACGCCGTCGTGCTCCGTCCGCTGCCGTTCGATCACGCCGACCGCGTCGTGGTCGTCTACGCGAGCACCGACGGCGATACGCACTCGCCCTCGGTGCCCGATTTTTTCGCGATGCGTAACGTGCACGAATTCGAGCACGTTGCCGCCGGAATTCTCGAGGTCGGGATCGCGATGAAAACCGGCGACGCGCCGGAGATGATCCAGGGTGGCCGCGTCGCGCACGACTATTTCGCCGTGTACGGTGTGCAGCCGCAAATCGGCCGCGCGTTCACCGCGCACGACGACGAGCTGGGCGCTCCGAATGTGGCCGTCATCAGCCATCGCCTGTGGATGTCGCACTTCAATGGCGAACGGTCGCTCGTCGGCCGCACGGTATCGCTCGACGGGCGGCAGTCGACCATCATCGGTGTCATGCCGTCCTCGTTCGACTTCACCAACGGCTCCGAAGACATCTGGGTGCCGCTCGCGTTCACGCCCGAGCAGAGGGTGCAGTACAACGAGCACTATCTGCCGATCGTCGCGCGGCTTCGCGCGGGTGTCACGCTCGAGCGGGCAATGGCTTCCGCGACCGCCGCGGAGCGCACCATGGCCGAGCGAATTCCGGAACGCACCCGGCCCGTAAATCAGTATGCGATCCAGATGCATCGCTACGTCGACGACCTCGTCGGCGACTACCGTGATCTGCTCATGATCCTCCTGGGCGCCGTGAGCTTCGTGCTGCTCATCGCGTGCACGAACGTCGCCAACCTCCTGCTCGCGCGCGGATCGACACGCGCGAAGGAGCTGGCGATTCGCGCCGCACTCGGCGCCGGTCGCGGCCGGCTCGTGCGGCAACTGCTCACGGAAAGCCTGGTGCTCGCCGTCACGGGATCGGTGCTCGGACTCGCGATCGCATTCGCGCTCGTCAAGCTCGTCGTCACCGTGGCGCCGAGCGATGTTCCGCGAATCGAGCAGGCAGGCATCGATTGGCGCGTGTTCGGCTTCACGCTGGGCGTCGGTGTGGTGAGCGCGATCGTCTTCGGGCTGCTGCCCGCGTTTCGCTCGGCCGGTCCGCAGTTGCAGGGCGCGTTGCGTGAAGGTGGACGGAGCAGTCGCGGCGGACGCGATCGTCTGCGCGCCGTGCTCGTGACGGCCGAGGTCGCGCTCGCGATCACGCTGCTCGTTGGATCGGGCCTCCTGCTTCGCAGCGCCTGGCTCATCGAGCATGTCGATCCGGGCTTCGATCCACGCGGCGTGCTGACCGCGCGACTGATGCTTCCTGAATCGCGCTACCCCGACGGGCCGTCGATCGTGCGGCTGTTCGAGAGCGTGCGCGACGAAGCAGCGCACATTTCCGGCGTGCGTTCGTCGTCGCTGGTGCTGTTGCCTCCGCTTTCCGGTTCGGCGCTCAATTCTTCCATCGAAGCCGAAGGCGAGCGACAGGACAAGCCGCCGTCGGCGAACATGCGCCTGGCGAGCGACGGCTATCTCGCGACGATGGGCATTCCGCTGCTTGCCGGACGCGACATCGCGAAGACCGATCGCGCGAGCTCGCCGCCGGTGATGGTGATCAACCAGGCGATGGCCAGGAAGTTGTGGCCCGCCCTCGATCCGCGCGAGACCATCGGCAAGCGGGTCGATGCGTTGTCGCAGAGCCGAGCAGCGCCGCATTACATGACGGTGATCGGCATCGCCGGCGATCTGCACGATGCGGGGCTCGACAAGCCGGTGCGGCCCGAATTTTACTCGCCGGTCGAGCAGACGCCGGAGTATCTGTGGCCGCTGCTTCAGCGTTCGCTCATCGTCGTGCTGAAGACCAGGAATCGCGATGCCGATCCGCGGACGCTCGTGCGTCCGCTTCGCGAGGTGATCGCGCACATCGATCCGTCGCTGCCGATCGCCGACGCGAGGAGCATGGAGAGTTATCGAAGGGAATCGCTCGCCACCGCGCGCATGAATACCATTTTGCTATCGACGCTCGGCGGCATCGCGCTGGTTCTCGCGATGGTGGGCATCTACGGCGTGGTCTCCTACTTCGTCAGCCAGCGCACGCACGAGATTGGTGTGCGCATGGCGTTGGGCGCGACGCCCGGGCGCGTGTGGCAATTCGTGATTCGTCGCGGGTTGGCGCCGATCGTGAGTGGTCTCGTGATCGGCTTTGGGCTCTCGCTGCTCGCGACGTCGGTGCTGCGGCAACAGCTCTATCACGTCACGACGCATGACCCCGTGACGCTCGGTGGCGTCGGTGCGACGCTGCTCGCGGTCGCGTTGCTGGCGATGTATCTGCCTGCACGGCGGGCAATGCGCGTGGCGCCGATCGTGGCGTTGAATGACAGCTAA
- a CDS encoding DUF3667 domain-containing protein yields MTATVLPAADPASEPTERCVTCGAALCTPFCPECGEKRAADRSYSIFHFTKENVIDAIGSLDGRTFRTLKLLLLRPGELTAQFMRGARLPYLSPLQLFLALNLLFFVWSSAERFSILDTPLSVHTTSMPWSQSARAMAHDRMVATKRDSVAFQAAYDATSHEQAKSLVILMVPFFAICVAVMAAGRRQSLVKDIVFSMHFYSFVFIAIPVTLELIIRTNRWILRPLGHPMSNDAGIQLWTELLAIILAMYLARALLRAYDMSKLRTVLSGIAGAFVITFVFYLYRYVLLIVGMHSV; encoded by the coding sequence ATGACCGCCACTGTACTCCCGGCCGCCGACCCTGCTTCCGAGCCAACGGAGCGATGCGTCACCTGCGGCGCCGCGCTCTGCACGCCTTTCTGCCCCGAATGCGGCGAAAAGCGCGCCGCCGACCGCTCGTACTCGATATTCCACTTCACGAAAGAGAACGTCATCGACGCCATCGGAAGCCTCGATGGGCGGACGTTTCGCACGCTCAAGCTGTTGTTGCTGCGCCCCGGCGAGCTGACCGCGCAGTTCATGCGCGGCGCGCGGCTGCCATATCTGTCGCCGTTGCAACTGTTCCTGGCGCTCAACCTGCTCTTTTTCGTCTGGTCGTCTGCCGAACGTTTTTCGATTCTCGATACGCCGCTGTCGGTGCACACGACGAGCATGCCGTGGTCGCAGTCCGCGCGCGCGATGGCGCACGACCGCATGGTCGCGACCAAACGCGACTCGGTCGCCTTCCAGGCGGCGTACGACGCCACGAGTCACGAACAGGCCAAATCGCTCGTGATCCTGATGGTGCCGTTCTTCGCGATCTGCGTCGCCGTCATGGCAGCGGGGCGCCGCCAATCGCTCGTCAAGGACATCGTGTTCTCGATGCACTTCTATTCGTTCGTGTTCATCGCGATTCCCGTCACGCTCGAGCTCATCATCCGCACCAACCGGTGGATTCTGCGACCGCTCGGGCATCCGATGAGCAACGACGCAGGCATCCAGCTGTGGACAGAGCTGCTTGCCATCATTCTCGCGATGTATCTGGCCCGCGCGCTCCTGCGAGCGTACGATATGAGCAAGCTGAGGACGGTGCTTTCCGGGATTGCCGGCGCATTCGTCATCACCTTCGTGTTCTATCTCTACCGTTACGTACTCCTGATCGTCGGGATGCACTCTGTTTGA
- the mscL gene encoding large conductance mechanosensitive channel protein MscL: MWKDFKAFIMRGNVVDLAIAVVIGGAFGAIVKSAVDDVIMPPISLITGKVDFANRFVLLRPGTKAPPPYATVAEAKANGAVTLNYGVFINNLIAFLIIAIVIFLILRAVNRMYNKPAPATDNARPCPYCTLSVAKAATRCPHCTSDLTARSAAPSP; this comes from the coding sequence ATGTGGAAGGATTTCAAGGCGTTCATCATGCGCGGCAACGTCGTCGATCTCGCGATTGCCGTGGTCATCGGCGGCGCGTTCGGCGCGATCGTCAAGTCGGCCGTCGACGACGTCATCATGCCGCCGATCAGTCTGATCACAGGCAAAGTCGACTTCGCGAACCGATTCGTGCTCTTGCGGCCGGGCACGAAGGCACCGCCGCCGTACGCCACGGTCGCCGAAGCGAAGGCGAACGGCGCGGTCACGCTCAACTACGGCGTGTTCATCAACAACCTGATCGCGTTTCTGATCATCGCGATCGTGATATTTCTCATATTGCGCGCCGTGAACCGCATGTACAACAAGCCCGCGCCGGCCACCGACAACGCTCGGCCCTGTCCCTACTGCACGTTGTCGGTGGCGAAGGCCGCCACGCGGTGTCCGCACTGCACGTCGGACCTCACGGCACGATCGGCCGCACCGTCTCCGTGA
- a CDS encoding ADOP family duplicated permease has product MMRDLAADIRYAVRSLRNNAGFTLTALVTLALGVGANAAMFSFLDAVFLRPPAGVVAPAGVHRVWFRQNYSDGPRFTTIMAYQQFEAIRDAVGDRARATVYRQPTKSRLADGQSVGEIRPSLVTSDYFAMLGVHASLGRLFSRDEDDLSNRSLVVVVSEPYWRRSLGGDAHVLGRHLRINGSVYTVIGVAANGFTGVDLDAADVWLPLSSYGSPSAKTPWWRDWHVNGLTMLVRPQGNASESELEQRTALALRQLDFGGRRDTAAVVQLGSIVAANGPGQKSQEQQIAIRLAGVSFVVLLIACGNLVNLLLARALRRRREVAVRLALGISRVRLVRLLLVETLILSLGAAFLAIAVAFVGGRVLRTLLMPDVHWSTPAVDGSVLVVALALAIAGGLAAGLIPTLQSASTQLTDALKIGGSVGRVPYARLRSVLVAAQAALSVVLLIGAALFVRSLSAVRSLDIGFDRDRILSVGVSFDAAEQRKDPTIPARLGELSKRIASVPGVERVALSSMEPMAGFSWTAFFTERDSLGSRKNWMPTLTAVSPEFFATTGLRMVRGAGFEANPRGVVVNEEMARGLWPNEDPIGKCIRFDSRASECYTVVGVAENSRMGRVIEEPKPMYYLPLGHLPNPADFAANLVIVRVTPSALASAETEIRAQVLKEFPGGYPFLKTMEERLEPEYRPWRLGASLFTAFGVLALIVAMVGIYSTISYAVNHRLHEFGIRLALGATLRNVVGLVMLQGMRVVAIGIVLGVIASIAAGRLVASLLYGVTPSDPFVLGFVVIALMGAAALATLVPAWRAGRVDPASSLRAE; this is encoded by the coding sequence ATGATGCGCGATCTCGCCGCTGACATTCGCTACGCCGTCCGTTCGCTGCGCAACAACGCCGGCTTCACGCTGACCGCGCTCGTCACGCTGGCACTCGGGGTCGGCGCCAACGCCGCGATGTTCAGCTTCCTCGACGCCGTCTTTCTTCGTCCTCCGGCGGGCGTCGTTGCGCCGGCCGGCGTGCATCGCGTCTGGTTCCGGCAGAACTATTCCGACGGCCCGCGTTTCACGACGATCATGGCGTACCAGCAGTTCGAGGCCATCCGCGACGCCGTCGGCGATCGGGCGCGCGCGACGGTCTATCGCCAGCCGACCAAGTCACGTCTCGCCGACGGCCAGTCGGTCGGCGAGATTCGCCCGAGCCTCGTCACGAGCGACTACTTCGCCATGCTTGGCGTACACGCATCGCTCGGCCGGCTGTTCTCGCGCGACGAGGACGATCTTAGCAATCGCTCGCTGGTGGTCGTCGTCAGCGAACCTTATTGGCGGCGCTCGCTCGGCGGTGACGCGCATGTGTTGGGCCGCCACCTGCGCATCAACGGCAGCGTCTACACGGTAATCGGCGTCGCGGCCAACGGCTTCACAGGCGTCGACCTCGACGCGGCGGACGTCTGGCTTCCGCTGTCGTCGTACGGGAGTCCCTCGGCGAAGACACCGTGGTGGAGAGACTGGCATGTCAACGGGCTCACGATGCTCGTACGCCCGCAGGGCAACGCGAGTGAATCCGAATTGGAGCAGCGCACCGCACTCGCGCTGCGGCAACTCGACTTCGGCGGTCGACGCGATACGGCGGCGGTCGTGCAACTGGGTAGTATCGTCGCGGCGAATGGGCCGGGACAGAAGTCGCAGGAGCAGCAGATCGCCATTCGGCTGGCCGGCGTCTCGTTCGTCGTGCTGTTGATCGCGTGCGGCAACCTCGTGAACCTGCTGCTCGCGCGTGCGCTCCGTCGGCGGCGCGAAGTCGCCGTTCGTCTCGCGCTCGGCATTTCACGCGTGCGGCTCGTGCGACTGTTGCTCGTAGAAACGCTCATCCTCTCGCTCGGCGCCGCATTCCTCGCGATCGCGGTTGCATTCGTTGGCGGGCGAGTATTGCGCACGCTGCTCATGCCCGATGTCCATTGGAGCACGCCGGCGGTTGACGGCAGCGTGCTCGTCGTCGCGCTCGCGCTGGCGATTGCCGGCGGGCTCGCGGCCGGGCTGATCCCCACGCTCCAGTCGGCGTCGACCCAATTGACCGACGCGCTCAAGATCGGCGGATCGGTGGGTCGTGTGCCGTATGCGCGACTGCGCTCGGTGCTCGTCGCGGCGCAGGCGGCGTTGTCCGTGGTGCTGCTGATCGGTGCCGCGCTGTTCGTGCGCAGTTTGTCCGCGGTGCGGAGTCTCGACATCGGCTTCGATCGCGATCGCATCCTGAGCGTTGGCGTGAGCTTCGACGCCGCCGAGCAGCGGAAGGATCCAACGATTCCCGCGCGCCTGGGCGAGTTGAGCAAACGTATCGCGAGCGTGCCGGGCGTCGAGCGTGTGGCACTCTCGAGCATGGAACCGATGGCCGGTTTCTCGTGGACCGCATTCTTTACCGAACGCGACTCCCTCGGGTCGCGGAAGAACTGGATGCCGACGCTCACCGCGGTGAGCCCTGAATTCTTCGCGACCACGGGATTGCGCATGGTTCGCGGCGCCGGATTCGAGGCGAATCCGCGCGGCGTCGTCGTGAACGAGGAGATGGCGCGCGGGCTCTGGCCGAACGAAGATCCGATCGGCAAGTGCATTCGCTTCGACTCGCGAGCGTCGGAGTGCTACACCGTCGTCGGTGTCGCGGAGAACTCTCGCATGGGTCGCGTGATCGAGGAGCCGAAGCCGATGTACTATCTGCCGCTCGGTCACCTGCCGAACCCGGCGGACTTCGCCGCGAATCTCGTCATCGTGCGCGTCACTCCCAGCGCGCTCGCGAGCGCGGAGACGGAAATTCGCGCGCAAGTGCTGAAGGAATTTCCCGGCGGATATCCGTTCCTCAAAACGATGGAGGAGCGGCTCGAGCCGGAGTATCGGCCGTGGCGCCTGGGTGCGTCGCTGTTCACGGCGTTCGGTGTGCTCGCGCTCATCGTGGCGATGGTGGGCATCTACAGCACGATCTCGTACGCGGTGAATCATCGCCTGCATGAATTCGGCATTCGTCTGGCGCTCGGCGCGACGCTGCGAAACGTCGTCGGATTGGTGATGCTGCAGGGCATGCGCGTGGTCGCGATTGGCATCGTGCTCGGTGTCATCGCATCGATCGCGGCGGGGCGGCTTGTCGCCAGTCTCCTCTATGGAGTGACGCCGAGTGATCCGTTCGTGCTCGGGTTTGTGGTGATTGCGTTGATGGGGGCGGCGGCGTTGGCGACGCTGGTGCCGGCGTGGCGCGCGGGGCGAGTGGATCCGGCGAGCTCGCTCAGAGCGGAATGA
- a CDS encoding Uma2 family endonuclease, which translates to MPAQRHKRWLQPDLLVVPNGELRKPSDYIRHLRLAVEVLSPSSARYDRVKKRPVYQRNRVADYWIVDGWSRTFELWHPDDERPEVVSETLMWRPEGPVSRSR; encoded by the coding sequence ATGCCCGCGCAACGACACAAGCGGTGGCTTCAGCCGGATTTGCTGGTTGTGCCAAATGGCGAGTTACGCAAACCAAGCGACTACATCCGTCACCTGCGTCTCGCCGTCGAGGTGCTCTCGCCAAGCTCGGCGCGCTACGATCGCGTGAAAAAGCGTCCCGTCTATCAACGCAATCGCGTGGCCGATTACTGGATCGTCGACGGCTGGTCTCGCACGTTCGAGCTCTGGCATCCCGATGATGAGCGGCCGGAAGTAGTTTCGGAAACGCTCATGTGGCGTCCTGAGGGGCCGGTGAGCCGTTCACGTTGA
- a CDS encoding ABC transporter permease, with protein MTTFRFAIRSLRHARAFTAASIATIALCIAAACTVFALVNAVLLRPLPYAHADRLVGIWHTLPGVDVPVAKQSIGTYTLYGESARSFESMGLYVSLAATVEFPNARDVAPERVRVGYMTPSIFGALGTRTLIGRTFDQSDATNRAQPVAMIGEHLWTTRFGADRAVLGRSISIDGVAHTIVGVMPESFAFPEAQTPVWVPLDTSNPKYLGSFGYNGIGLLRPGVTPDAAQRELAQILPRAVERFPEQRPGVSTALVLQKARMAPVIHLLRDDVIGGFDQVLWLVAGAVVLLIVVAFSNVSSLRLVRSEARQREIAVRRALGASTGSIWRDLMLESTLVSGVGASIGLIVAVFAVQLLVDAAPANVPRLNEVRVDGAVVGIALSLMLLFATASALIGALRVRDPNMVATLRDSGRTVAGGRSSRRLRAIFVGAEVAMSLALVAASGVLGRSLVRLRAVQPGFDASNVFTFWTFLPSTSYHGAENVARFYRDALERIGKMPGVASVAVTAKLPLEIEGYPYRTTVWGDNGANVATQLPPVVQATTTSSGYFNTMRIPLVAGQSYDDANIRRGAYEAVASRAYVEQVWHDPTGRSGVGKRLRPTANGPWFTIVGVVGDVRDSTLTLPPVSEVYFAEEPNGDTTANTTARDMAFVVRTRGAQPNIAAALRNELHALDPNLPFHRPATLDQLVADSRASMTFALIVLGAGAAAALLLGIVGLYGAIAYAVRLRTRELSIRIALGLDPAHAPRLMLRDGAVVVICGAGVGLLVVLGSAKLLASLTFGVSPYDPLVLAGALGGVMLIAAAAIWVPARRVAGINPAEALSAD; from the coding sequence ATGACCACCTTTCGTTTCGCCATTCGATCCCTCCGCCACGCCCGCGCGTTCACCGCCGCGAGCATCGCGACGATCGCACTGTGTATTGCCGCCGCGTGCACGGTGTTCGCGCTGGTCAACGCCGTGCTGCTCCGCCCACTGCCATACGCGCACGCCGATCGCCTCGTCGGGATATGGCATACACTCCCCGGCGTCGACGTGCCCGTCGCCAAGCAGTCGATCGGCACGTACACGCTCTACGGCGAGAGCGCGCGCAGCTTCGAGTCGATGGGCTTGTACGTCTCGCTCGCCGCGACGGTCGAATTTCCGAATGCACGAGACGTCGCGCCCGAGCGCGTCCGTGTCGGATACATGACGCCGTCGATCTTCGGCGCACTGGGTACTCGCACCCTGATCGGCCGCACGTTCGATCAATCCGACGCGACGAACAGGGCGCAGCCCGTCGCAATGATAGGCGAGCACCTATGGACCACGCGCTTCGGCGCCGATCGGGCGGTACTCGGCCGCTCGATCTCGATCGACGGCGTCGCCCACACGATCGTTGGCGTGATGCCCGAATCGTTCGCGTTTCCCGAGGCACAGACGCCCGTCTGGGTTCCGCTCGATACGTCGAACCCGAAATACCTGGGCAGCTTCGGCTACAACGGCATCGGGCTGCTGCGTCCCGGCGTGACGCCCGACGCGGCGCAACGCGAGCTCGCGCAGATTCTGCCGCGCGCCGTCGAGCGCTTCCCCGAACAGCGGCCCGGCGTTTCGACGGCGCTCGTGCTTCAGAAAGCTCGCATGGCGCCGGTCATTCACTTGCTGCGCGACGACGTCATCGGCGGATTCGATCAGGTGCTGTGGCTCGTCGCCGGCGCGGTCGTGCTGCTCATCGTCGTCGCGTTCAGCAACGTCTCGTCGCTGAGACTCGTGCGAAGCGAGGCGCGGCAGCGCGAGATCGCGGTGCGCCGTGCGCTGGGTGCATCGACCGGTTCGATCTGGCGGGACCTGATGCTGGAGAGCACGCTCGTCTCGGGCGTCGGTGCGAGCATCGGGTTGATCGTCGCCGTCTTCGCGGTGCAACTTCTCGTTGACGCCGCTCCCGCGAACGTGCCGCGATTGAACGAGGTGCGCGTGGATGGCGCGGTCGTTGGCATCGCCCTTTCGCTCATGCTGCTTTTTGCCACGGCGAGCGCATTGATCGGCGCACTGCGCGTTCGCGATCCGAACATGGTCGCCACGCTGCGCGACAGCGGCCGCACTGTCGCCGGCGGACGCTCATCGCGACGGCTGCGCGCGATCTTCGTCGGCGCCGAAGTCGCGATGTCACTCGCCCTCGTTGCTGCGTCCGGCGTACTGGGCCGCAGCCTCGTGCGTCTTCGCGCCGTGCAGCCGGGGTTCGACGCGTCGAACGTGTTCACGTTCTGGACGTTTCTTCCGTCGACGTCGTATCACGGCGCCGAGAACGTCGCGCGCTTCTATCGCGACGCGCTCGAGCGCATCGGCAAGATGCCGGGCGTCGCTTCAGTTGCAGTGACCGCGAAGCTGCCGCTCGAGATCGAAGGCTATCCGTATCGCACGACGGTATGGGGCGACAACGGCGCGAACGTCGCGACGCAGCTGCCGCCCGTCGTGCAGGCCACGACGACGTCGAGCGGCTACTTCAATACGATGCGCATTCCGCTCGTCGCCGGCCAATCGTACGACGACGCGAACATTCGCCGCGGCGCGTACGAGGCCGTGGCGAGCCGCGCGTACGTCGAGCAAGTCTGGCACGATCCAACGGGCCGCTCGGGCGTCGGCAAACGACTCCGTCCAACCGCGAACGGTCCATGGTTCACGATCGTCGGCGTCGTCGGCGACGTGCGCGATTCGACGCTCACGCTGCCGCCCGTGTCCGAAGTGTATTTCGCCGAGGAACCGAATGGCGATACGACGGCCAACACGACCGCGCGCGACATGGCGTTCGTCGTTCGCACGCGCGGCGCGCAGCCGAACATCGCCGCCGCGTTGCGCAACGAGCTCCACGCGCTCGATCCGAATCTCCCATTCCATCGCCCGGCAACGCTCGATCAACTCGTCGCCGATTCGCGCGCCAGCATGACGTTCGCGCTCATCGTACTCGGCGCCGGCGCCGCGGCCGCATTGCTGCTCGGCATCGTCGGCTTGTATGGTGCGATCGCGTACGCCGTGCGCCTCCGCACGCGGGAGCTGAGCATTCGTATCGCGCTCGGTCTCGATCCCGCACATGCGCCTCGATTGATGCTGCGTGACGGCGCCGTCGTCGTGATCTGCGGCGCGGGCGTCGGACTGCTGGTGGTGCTCGGGTCGGCAAAGCTGCTCGCGAGTCTCACGTTCGGCGTGAGCCCGTACGATCCGTTGGTGCTGGCCGGTGCGCTCGGCGGCGTGATGCTGATTGCGGCCGCCGCGATCTGGGTGCCGGCGCGGCGCGTGGCGGGGATCAATCCGGCGGAGGCGTTGAGCGCGGACTAG
- a CDS encoding Uma2 family endonuclease: protein MAQPAPARVYLTVEEFEQYDVPDDMQAELVRGELRLIPLPGFRHGALATRVARLLDAFVEPNRLGTVTVGSGYVLAALPRTVRGPDIAFVSASRLPPDMEAERIARFRPDLAIEILSPSEPASRLDEKLADYRAAGIPLAWVVDGSSRTVTVVTLRGAPRTLHHDDVLDGGTILPGFSCRVGDLFEGLR from the coding sequence ATGGCTCAGCCCGCACCCGCTCGGGTCTATCTGACCGTAGAAGAATTCGAGCAATACGACGTGCCCGACGACATGCAGGCCGAGCTCGTGCGCGGTGAGCTACGTTTGATTCCGCTACCGGGTTTTCGCCACGGCGCGCTCGCGACGCGCGTCGCTCGACTCCTTGACGCGTTTGTCGAACCGAACCGGCTTGGGACGGTCACCGTCGGATCGGGATACGTGTTGGCCGCGCTACCGCGGACCGTGCGCGGACCGGACATCGCGTTCGTCTCGGCGAGCCGTCTGCCACCTGACATGGAGGCGGAACGGATCGCCCGCTTCCGTCCGGATCTGGCCATCGAGATTCTCTCGCCGAGCGAGCCGGCGAGTCGTCTCGACGAAAAGCTCGCCGATTACCGCGCGGCCGGAATTCCGCTAGCCTGGGTTGTCGATGGTTCGAGTCGCACGGTTACCGTCGTCACATTACGCGGTGCGCCTCGCACGTTACACCACGATGATGTGCTCGACGGCGGAACGATCCTGCCAGGATTCTCGTGTCGAGTTGGGGACCTCTTCGAGGGACTGCGCTGA